A single genomic interval of Pochonia chlamydosporia 170 chromosome 7, whole genome shotgun sequence harbors:
- a CDS encoding cell surface protein (similar to Metarhizium acridum CQMa 102 XP_007810244.1) translates to MSSIVNKVKDALHSDKDKTTHQEGTHSSTHPTGTHTTTGTAEPRIHSTHDTTTTGGLGGATGTHNTVGGTDNYTYGTGANRGASGPASKTDGPHNSNLMNKADPRVDSDRDHSKNMGMNPQGSATTGTGAGAVKDHPGHTVRGDEAGFAGTTTGTGIGGAQHHSGVAGTTGSSTFGNTGLNRGPGGPATHTDGPHNSNLMNKTDPRVDSDRDHSRNMGVNPHGTASTGMTGTTGTTGTTGAFGSHGTHTHGTTGTGTGDNAAFFTSGATGATGVNRGVDGPATRTDGPHNSNLLNKTDPRVDSDRDHSRNLGANPHGTATTGTTGTTGMTGMTGTSGTHGTHTGTHGAAVGTTGIAGSHGTHTSTHGTHTGTTGTTGTHGTHGTHNTLAGATGSGPGPAPNTAGPHKSDMMNKVDPRVDSNLDGSKTVGGDKTSESMAHKDPTDAAQVPPSVLQKHIGTPSVEHADEGHDRAKRHSISHQEQHRGL, encoded by the exons ATGTCTTCCATTGTCAACAAAGTCAAGGACGCTCTCCACTccgacaaggacaagactACACACCAGGAGGGAACTCACTCGTCGACACATCCCACAGGCActcacaccaccaccggTACTGCTGAGCCACGCATTCACTCCACACATGATACCACTACGACTGGTGGCCTAGGTGGTGCGACGGGAACTCATAATACCGTTGGCGGCACTGACAACTACACCTATGGCACTGGCGCCAACCGTGGCGCTTCCGGCCCTGCTTCCAAGACCGATGGTCCTCACAACTCTAATCTCATGAACAAGGCTGATCCTCGTGTCGACTCAGACCGCGATCACAGCAAAAACATGGGAATGAACCCTCAGGGCAGTGCCACCACCGGTAccggtgctggtgctgtcaAGGACCATCCTGGCCACACTGTCCGCGGTGATGAAGCTGGCTTCGCTGGAACAACTACCGGAACTGGTATTGGTGGTGCCCAGCATCACAGTGGTGTCGCCGGCACTACTGGATCTTCTACCTTTGGCAACACAGGTCTGAACCGCGGCCCTGGCGGTCCCGCCACTCATACCGACGGTCCTCACAACTCCAACCTCATGAACAAGACCGATCCTCGTGTGGACTCTGACCGCGACCACAGCCGCAACATGGGTGTTAACCCTCACGGAACTGCCAGCACCGGCATGACGGGTACCACTGGCACAACCGGCACAACTGGTGCCTTTGGCTCACATGGAACTCACACTCATGGCACCACTGGCACCGGCACCGGCGACAATGCTGCCTTCTTTACCAGTGGTGCTACTGGCGCTACCGGTGTCAACCGCGGCGTTGATGGTCCGGCAACCCGCACCGATGGCCCTCATAACTCCAATCTCTTGAACAAGACCGATCCTCGTGTTGACTCTGACCGAGACCACAGCCGAAACCTGGGTGCTAACCCTCATGGAACAGCGACCACTGGCACTACTGGCACCACCGGTATGACAGGCATGACTGGTACCTCCGGCACCCATGGCACTCACACCGGCACTCatggtgctgctgttggaaCAACTGGTATTGCTGGCTCTCATGGCACTCACACTAGTACCCATGGCACTCATACCGGCACTACTGGAACAACGGGCACTCACGGCACTCACGGCACTCACAACACGCTTGCTGGCGCCACTGGCTCCGGCCCCGGCCCAGCTCCCAACACTGCCGGCCCTCACAAGTCCGACATGATGAACAAGGTCGATCCTCGAGTCGACAGCAACCTAGACGGCAGCAAGACCGTTGGCGGTGACAAGAC GAGCGAGTCTATGGCACACAAGGATCCTACAGATGCGGCGCAGGTTCCACCTTCAGTTTTGCAGAAGCATATTGGTACTCCGTCGGTTGAGCATGCTGATGAAGGGCACGACCGAGCTAAGAGACATAGCATCTCACACCAGGAGCAGCACCGCGGTTTGTAA
- a CDS encoding DNA excision repair protein ERCC-8 (similar to Cordyceps militaris CM01 XP_006666133.1) — protein sequence MQARLLARETGDLSPDETSTSVNADLLRSFAPAPQHRFNGEISSQSALEETEERAHNIRAHGAGVSGLALEKFDGRILVSGGSEGSIKIWDLEEASAPNTRHVFRPVSTIARSAVGKRGDGHSHGITHLSFYPFDPEAFLSSSYDKSLKLWATQRSALTAEFHLNATIYSHAMSPIADHLLVSCATQHSNVRLVDLKSGSAVQALVAHGGPVLCTSWSPRHEHVLASGHADGKVRIWDVRRAGGVIAQLDQEDSLGLVHRFRHATASGADWSRMPHFRASALAHDEAVNGLQWTDDGKYIVSAGLDRKIRVWDAATGANTLASFGALIQNQHAKTTAMIVTPPGLSSSSELLVWPNDQEILLLDLHDGTVITRLRSPGTTNPVGPRGGEMGRNRITTIVWRGSGGGSGQIGTVMGGGNSIGAIYSAHLDGQIRAWMPQIPGPDDIDETDEIDEDEEARRRKRKAVDSAYRSLMGKQITFTGSTR from the coding sequence ATGCAGGCCCGCCTCCTCGCCCGAGAAACGGGTGACCTCAGTCCCGACGAAACCTCCACATCCGTGAATGCCGACCTCCTTCGCAGCTTTGCGCCGGCACCACAACACCGTTTCAACGGCGAAATATCGTCTCAATCGGCTCTAGAAGAGACCGAAGAGCGAGCGCACAACATTCGCGCCCATGGAGCGGGAGTAAGCGGGCTTGCGCTCGAAAAGTTTGACGGCCGCATCCTTGTATCAGGCGGCTCAGAAGGATCTATCAAGATATGGGATCTGGAAGAAGCGTCCGCCCCCAACACAAGACATGTATTCCGTCCCGTGAGCACAATAGCTCGCTCTGCTGTTGGAAAACGAGGAGACGGCCACAGCCACGGCATAACACACCTGTCCTTCTACCCGTTTGACCCAGAGGCAttcctctccagctcctACGACAAGTCGCTCAAGCTCTGGGCAACACAGCGCTCTGCTCTCACCGCAGAATTCCATCTCAATGCCACTATATACTCTCATGCCATGAGCCCCATTGCAGACCACCTCCTCGTGTCCTGCGCAACACAGCACTCCAATGTGCGTCTCGTGGATCTCAAATCAGGCTCCGCCGTGCAAGCTCTTGTTGCCCACGGCGGTCCCGTCCTCTGCACGTCATGGAGCCCTCGACACGAGCACGTTCTCGCGAGCGGCCATGCTGACGGAAAAGTGCGTATATGGGACGTACGCCGCGCAGGCGGTGTCATTGCGCAACTCGACCAGGAGGATTCATTGGGGCTCGTTCACCGCTTCCGGCACGCGACAGCATCGGGGGCAGATTGGAGCCGCATGCCGCACTTTCGAGCGTCTGCCCTCGCGCATGACGAGGCGGTCAACGGACTACAGTGGactgatgatggcaaataCATTGTCTCTGCAGGGCTGGATCGCAAAATCCGCGTGTGGGATGCGGCGACGGGGGCGAACACTCTCGCCAGCTTTGGGGCCCTGATTCAGAACCAGCATGCGAAAACGACGGCCATGATTGTCACACCACCCGGTCTTTCTAGCAGCAGCGAGCTGCTGGTTTGGCCGAACGATCAGGAGATTTTGCTGTTGGACTTGCACGATGGCACTGTGATTACGAGGTTGCGCAGTCCTGGTACGACGAATCCTGTAGGACCCCGGGGCGGAGAAATGGGCAGAAACAGGATAACAACGATTGTGTGGCGTGGATCGGGAGGAGGTTCCGGGCAGATAGGAACAGTCATGGGCGGTGGAAACTCCATAGGCGCGATTTACAGTGCTCACTTGGACGGGCAGATTCGCGCTTGGATGCCACAGATTCCAGGGCCAGATGATATCGATGAAACAGACGAAAtagacgaggatgaagaagcaaGGAGACGGAAAAGAAAGGCCGTAGACAGCGCATACAGGAGTCTGATGGGTAAACAGATTACATTCACAGGTTCTACCCGCTAA
- a CDS encoding autophagy protein 5 (similar to Metarhizium robertsii ARSEF 23 XP_007819100.1), translated as MANSIPQTLWGARIPLYITHASSPTTPFITSVPRFSYLALLLPRLSAYFNSTCSSFHFEDVQLRNLAVGLLVDLYQPKLPFRLVVSDGMGWDIGDTFLNCVKEADFIRNGNANQIMKMSKEHTTQLWNAVIDNDHSSFAKVNTRLLNAPTNLKHVPIRIYIPSAPEHADPSPAEDAGSFKIIQALVPATSADRRPKLLGQALKDMMPKLFPSSRDPVLAGVVMHGAGVPFDAPLGELMREAAYPDGWLCLVVTV; from the exons atggcaaattCCATTCCCCAGACTCTCTGGGGCGCCCGTATCCCACTATACATCACGCACGCCTCATCGCCCACCACCCCATTCATCACCAGCGTCCCTCGCTTCAGCTACCTCgcgctgctgctgccccGTCTCTCAGCCTACTTCAACTCGACGTGCTCGAGCTTCCactttgaagatgtccaGCTGAGAAACCTGGCAGTCGGTCTGCTCGTCGATTTGTATCAGCCCAAACTGCCGTTTCGACTGGTCGTCAGCGATGGTATGGGATGGGATATCGGCGACACCTTTCTAAACTGTGTCAAAGAG GCGGACTTTATCCGCAACGGCAACGCCAATCAAATTATGAAAATGTCCAAAGAACACACCACCCAGCTCTGGAACGCAGTCATCGACAATGACCACAGCTCCTTCGCAAAGGTCAATACCAGACTGCTCAATGCGCCAACAAACCTCAAGCACGTCCCTATACGGATATACATCCCCTCTGCGCCGGAGCACGCTGACCCATCGCCGGCAGAGGACGCGGGCTCCTTCAAGATTATCCAGGCGCTCGTGCCGGCGACGAGTGCGGATCGGAGGCCGAAGCTGCTGGGCCAGGCGCTCAAGGACATGATGCCCAAGTTGTTCCCGAGTAGTAGGGATCCTGTGCTGGCTGGCGTGGTTATGCATGGGGCGGGCGTGCCGTTTGATGCGCCGCTGGGTGAGCTTATGCGGGAGGCGGCGTATCCTGATGGGTGGctttgtttggtggtgacggTTTAG
- a CDS encoding membrane protein (similar to Metarhizium robertsii ARSEF 23 XP_007819102.1) produces the protein MEPSTEDREHPSITAEEDNAQESYHSDAEKVALPRRRLATVYDAVAGRVIQDQALRNQNPGQKETSGHGHHSRLQPNVTRHSTRGATIAPNEVLFRRKDAPERYVEKDVYNAHERDLPQSGRDILPDSDLLTSVHAYSSRFYGAMERRRNQRAQESGGVGSGALGRRSVDEQSMDETALLAFGILLEEAGREILGRRGDLVFTEGIVGADGSSGDEVARHTEPAVGYRDVGTSSLSRGANNGAVAGTRLPKRRRLADLELEGAQD, from the exons ATGGAACCCTCCACAGAGGACCGGGAGCACCCTTCAATCACAGCCGAAGAGGACAACGCCCAAGAATCGTACCATTCCGATGCCGAAAAGGTCGCCCTGCCTCGTCGGCGCTTGGCAACCGTCTACGACGCTGTCGCAG GAAGGGTGATCCAGGACCAGGCTCTCAGGAATCAGAACCCAGGCCAAAAGGAGACATCTGGGCATGGACACCACAGCAGACTACAACCCAATGTCACCAGACACTCTACTCGCGGCGCGACCATAGCGCCCAATGAAGTTCTGTTCCGGCGCAAGGACGCTCCGGAGCGGTATGTAGAGAAGGACGTGTACAATGCGCATGAGAGAGATCTACCGCAGTCAGGACGAGACATTCTCCCGGACAGCGATCTCCTCACGTCGGTGCACGCGTACTCGAGCAGGTTCTACGGGGCGATGGAACGGAGACGAAACCAGAGAGCTCAGGAGagcggtggtgttggtagTGGCGCCTTGGGGAGACGCAGCGTCGACGAGCAGAGCATGGACGAGACTGCGCTGCTCGCCTTTGGGATCCTGCTCGAAGAAGCTGGCAGGGAGATCCTTGGCCGGCGGGGAGATTTGGTATTCACGGAGGGGATTGTTGGGGCGGACGGTTCAAGCGGAGATGAAGTGGCGCGGCATACGGAACCTGCGGTTGGTTACCGAGATGTCGGGACGTCGTCGTTGAGTAGGGGAGCCAACAACGGCGCTGTCGCCGGAACAAGATTgccaaagaggaggagattggcagatttggagttggagggAGCACAAGATTAG